From one Agathobaculum sp. NTUH-O15-33 genomic stretch:
- a CDS encoding ABC transporter ATP-binding protein has translation MTVLQTEALRKQYGSGETQVNALDGLDLSVESGEFVAVVGTSGSGKSTLLHMLGGLDRPTSGKVFVDQKDIFSLKDDELTIFRRRKIGFVFQAYNLVPVLNVYENIVLPIELDGGTVDKTYVDEIIRTLGLESKLANLPSQLSGGQQQRVAIARALATKPAILLADEPTGNLDSKTSQDVLSLLKVTGEKFKQTIVMITHNEELAQLAQRIVRIEDGQIVRR, from the coding sequence ATGACCGTATTACAGACTGAGGCGCTGCGCAAGCAATATGGCAGCGGGGAAACACAAGTAAACGCGCTGGATGGATTGGACCTTTCGGTTGAAAGCGGCGAGTTTGTCGCGGTGGTTGGCACTTCGGGCAGCGGCAAAAGCACGCTTTTGCATATGCTCGGCGGGCTGGACCGGCCGACAAGCGGCAAGGTGTTCGTCGATCAAAAGGATATATTCTCTTTAAAGGATGATGAACTGACCATTTTCCGCCGCCGCAAGATCGGCTTTGTGTTTCAGGCCTACAACCTTGTGCCGGTGCTGAACGTTTACGAAAATATCGTGCTTCCCATCGAGCTGGACGGCGGCACGGTGGACAAGACCTATGTGGATGAAATCATCCGCACGCTGGGCCTTGAAAGCAAGCTTGCCAACCTGCCGAGCCAGCTTTCCGGCGGCCAGCAGCAGCGCGTCGCCATCGCCCGCGCGCTGGCGACCAAGCCCGCTATTTTACTGGCCGACGAGCCGACCGGCAATCTGGATTCCAAAACCAGTCAAGACGTGCTTTCCCTACTCAAGGTGACGGGCGAAAAGTTCAAACAGACCATTGTCATGATCACCCATAACGAGGAGCTTGCCCAGCTCGCCCAGCGCATCGTCCGCATCGAGGACGGCCAGATCGTGAGGCGATAA
- a CDS encoding ABC transporter permease, with amino-acid sequence MLKVANKKCIQNLSRKSLKASKARNWVAIIAIALTTILFTALFTIGMTIVSSYEQQNFRQVGGDMHGTFKDLTEEQMLELADDPLIVKTATRLMLGMPTDPPFNKAHIEVSYMDENCAKGGMNMPTTGALPREGTKEIACDTRILKLLGVEPKLGATVEMPFDLSETDKRKDTFTLSGWWEYDSAGMASMAILPRSYVEEQLKTAPADSGYGIGKWSLNVYFKNTNHIKEDLLAVLENHGYQNETAGEDNYIKIGVNWAYTGAQFAANADPTTMIAIIVLLLIFIFTGYLIIYNIFQISVTNDIRFYGLLKTIGTTGRQIRRIIRRQALYLSITGIPIGLLIGWVCGTVITPMIMKNLSYTVTHVTANPIIFIGATLFSLITVLISCRKPGRIAGRVSPVEAVRYTEGANAKQKKKIKQGQKGAKIPHMAFANLGRNRLKTVLVIVSLSLAVVLMQVTYTFANGFDMDKYLRNWVVTDFILGNADYFQTGGGFASEDQALPEDAIDTVTAKGDVTEGGRIYGQTTSVQEFVSEEWFRQMQGRWNSPEVVDRLLEDTERGPENTVADRAQLYGMEKLPLDRLDIVAGDLAPLYDPSQNAIAAVYETNDYNEVYDTSHWAKIGDEVTLRYVDEYEYYDVRTGEVMPAEEIEAGFVGSRAVKYHDVTYTVAACVTMQHAMSYRYSGADAFVLNSDVFQRDTGTSNLMTYLFNTTPESNAEMEAFLKDYTENIDPLLDYESKQSYVDEFHSFRSMFLMLGSILSLVIGLVGVLNFFNAILTGILTRRREFAVLQAVGMTGQQLRRMLIYEGLCYAGMAVAVSLVLSLVLGPLLQTALGSTFWFFTYRFSILPVACIAPVFLLLGALLPLITHRFALRQSIVDRIRAEGE; translated from the coding sequence ATGCTGAAAGTAGCCAATAAAAAGTGCATTCAGAACCTGTCGCGCAAAAGCCTGAAAGCCAGTAAGGCGCGCAACTGGGTCGCCATTATCGCCATTGCGCTGACGACCATTCTGTTTACCGCGCTGTTTACCATCGGCATGACGATCGTTTCCTCGTACGAGCAGCAGAATTTCCGTCAGGTCGGCGGCGATATGCACGGCACGTTCAAGGATTTAACCGAAGAGCAAATGCTGGAGCTCGCGGACGACCCCCTGATCGTCAAGACCGCCACGCGCCTGATGCTCGGCATGCCGACCGACCCGCCGTTTAACAAGGCCCACATTGAAGTAAGCTACATGGACGAAAACTGCGCCAAGGGCGGCATGAATATGCCGACGACCGGCGCGCTCCCCCGCGAGGGCACCAAGGAGATCGCCTGCGATACTCGCATTTTGAAGCTGCTCGGCGTGGAACCCAAGCTTGGGGCGACCGTTGAAATGCCGTTTGATCTGAGCGAGACCGACAAGCGAAAGGATACGTTCACCCTTTCCGGTTGGTGGGAGTACGATTCGGCGGGCATGGCCAGCATGGCGATTCTGCCGCGCTCCTACGTGGAGGAACAGCTAAAAACCGCTCCGGCAGACTCGGGTTATGGGATCGGTAAATGGAGCCTGAACGTTTACTTCAAAAATACGAACCATATTAAGGAAGACCTGCTGGCCGTGCTCGAAAACCATGGCTATCAGAATGAGACCGCGGGCGAGGATAATTATATTAAGATCGGCGTCAACTGGGCGTATACCGGCGCGCAGTTCGCGGCGAATGCCGACCCCACCACCATGATCGCCATCATCGTCTTGCTGCTCATCTTTATTTTTACCGGGTATCTGATTATTTACAACATTTTTCAGATTTCCGTCACGAACGATATCCGGTTTTACGGCCTTTTGAAAACCATTGGCACCACCGGCAGGCAAATTCGCCGCATTATCCGGCGGCAGGCGCTCTATCTATCAATCACTGGCATTCCAATCGGCCTGTTGATCGGCTGGGTGTGCGGTACGGTGATCACGCCGATGATCATGAAGAATCTTTCCTATACGGTCACGCATGTGACCGCCAATCCAATTATTTTTATCGGCGCCACGCTGTTTTCGCTTATTACGGTGCTGATCTCGTGCCGCAAGCCCGGCCGTATCGCGGGGCGGGTTTCTCCGGTCGAGGCGGTTCGCTATACCGAGGGCGCGAACGCCAAACAAAAAAAGAAGATCAAGCAGGGCCAAAAGGGCGCGAAGATCCCGCATATGGCGTTTGCCAATCTGGGCCGTAACCGTTTGAAAACGGTGCTGGTCATCGTTTCGCTGTCGCTCGCGGTCGTTTTGATGCAGGTGACCTATACCTTCGCCAACGGCTTCGATATGGATAAATATCTCCGCAACTGGGTCGTTACCGACTTTATTCTTGGCAATGCGGACTATTTCCAGACAGGAGGCGGCTTTGCCTCCGAGGATCAAGCCCTGCCCGAGGACGCGATTGATACGGTGACCGCTAAGGGCGATGTGACGGAGGGCGGTCGTATCTACGGCCAAACCACGTCCGTACAGGAATTTGTTTCCGAGGAATGGTTCCGCCAAATGCAAGGCAGATGGAACAGTCCGGAAGTGGTGGATAGGCTGTTGGAAGACACGGAAAGAGGTCCGGAGAACACGGTGGCTGATAGGGCGCAGCTCTATGGTATGGAAAAGCTGCCGCTTGACCGGCTGGACATCGTCGCGGGCGATCTCGCCCCGCTGTACGATCCCAGCCAGAACGCGATCGCGGCTGTTTACGAAACAAATGATTATAATGAGGTGTACGATACCTCGCACTGGGCCAAGATAGGCGACGAGGTCACCTTGCGCTATGTGGACGAATATGAATATTACGACGTCCGAACCGGCGAGGTCATGCCCGCCGAGGAGATCGAGGCCGGTTTTGTAGGCAGCCGCGCGGTAAAATACCACGATGTGACCTATACGGTCGCCGCCTGCGTAACCATGCAACATGCGATGAGCTACCGCTATTCCGGTGCGGATGCGTTCGTTTTAAATAGCGATGTGTTTCAGCGCGATACGGGTACGTCGAACCTTATGACCTATCTGTTCAACACCACGCCCGAATCAAACGCGGAAATGGAAGCCTTTTTAAAGGATTACACGGAGAATATCGATCCGCTGCTCGATTATGAATCCAAGCAGAGCTATGTCGATGAATTCCATTCCTTCCGCAGCATGTTCCTAATGCTGGGCAGCATTTTAAGTCTGGTGATCGGTCTGGTCGGCGTGCTCAACTTCTTCAATGCGATTCTTACCGGTATCCTGACCCGCCGCCGCGAGTTCGCGGTCTTGCAGGCCGTCGGCATGACCGGGCAGCAGCTTCGCCGCATGCTGATTTATGAGGGCTTGTGCTACGCGGGCATGGCTGTCGCCGTGTCGCTGGTGCTGAGCCTTGTTTTAGGGCCGCTGCTGCAAACGGCGCTCGGCTCAACATTCTGGTTCTTCACGTACCGGTTCTCTATTTTGCCGGTGGCGTGCATCGCGCCTGTGTTCTTGCTCCTTGGCGCGCTGCTGCCCCTGATTACCCATCGCTTCGCGCTGCGTCAGTCGATCGTCGACCGCATCCGCGCCGAAGGGGAATAA
- a CDS encoding SOS response-associated peptidase has product MCGRYLFSMEQPTLRQLWEQARQRFPNVKMETGEIFPTHTVPVLIGEENTLSPRPIKWGFPRVGGGGTVINARSETAGEKKMFRNSLMCRRCAVPASGFYEWAHYGERQKYRFTLPEEPVLYLAGLYHTFGGEQRFVILTEPANASMQAVHDRMPVVLKRNELKTWVFDSTKTFALLRREGPPLIRDEAEDFGQEE; this is encoded by the coding sequence ATGTGCGGCAGGTATCTTTTTTCCATGGAGCAGCCCACGCTGCGGCAGTTATGGGAGCAAGCGCGGCAGCGTTTTCCGAATGTCAAAATGGAAACCGGTGAGATATTCCCAACGCATACGGTACCCGTGCTGATCGGGGAGGAGAACACACTCAGCCCCCGGCCTATTAAATGGGGGTTCCCGCGTGTGGGTGGCGGCGGTACGGTCATCAACGCCCGGTCTGAAACAGCCGGGGAGAAAAAGATGTTTCGGAACAGCCTCATGTGCCGCCGGTGCGCCGTACCGGCCAGCGGCTTTTATGAGTGGGCCCATTATGGCGAGCGGCAAAAATACCGCTTTACCCTGCCCGAAGAGCCGGTGCTGTATTTGGCCGGGCTGTATCATACGTTCGGCGGCGAGCAGCGCTTCGTCATCCTCACCGAACCGGCAAACGCTTCGATGCAGGCGGTGCACGACCGCATGCCGGTCGTTTTGAAGCGGAACGAACTCAAGACATGGGTGTTCGACAGCACAAAGACCTTTGCGCTTTTGCGGCGCGAAGGCCCGCCCCTGATACGCGATGAGGCGGAGGATTTTGGTCAGGAGGAATAA
- a CDS encoding Gfo/Idh/MocA family protein, whose translation MKLKLGMVGGGGGFIGDVHRHGALMDDLAVLTAGCFTRNAEKNRAVAEKWNVSDPARVYGSYTEMAKAEAAREDGIDFVSITTPNDTHFPIAKCFLEHGIHVMCDKPLALNAKEGRELQRLAKERGLLFGVTYTYTGYAMVRQAREMIDAGEIGKITCIQGEYPQEWLAVSLVAEHSEQATWRQDPARSGASGCCADIGTHVECLIAQMTGLHPKRVIARFDRIPPEMPLESNAQMMVDFDGGVPGLLWTSQVAMGHETELNVRIFGEKGSIEWSHLRPWELRVTRINQPPQTYTANRDYLYPAAKELCRLPSGHIEGFYEAFGNLYRGFCVHLLARKTGGDPGAFRYPTIDDGVRGIEFVDACLESNAKGNVWVPVGDQ comes from the coding sequence ATGAAATTAAAGCTGGGCATGGTAGGCGGAGGCGGGGGCTTCATCGGGGATGTGCACCGCCACGGGGCGCTGATGGACGATCTGGCGGTGCTGACGGCGGGCTGCTTTACCCGCAACGCGGAGAAAAACCGCGCGGTCGCGGAAAAGTGGAACGTTAGCGATCCGGCCCGCGTGTACGGCAGCTATACGGAAATGGCAAAGGCCGAGGCGGCGCGGGAGGACGGCATCGATTTTGTCTCCATCACCACCCCGAACGACACGCATTTCCCCATTGCAAAGTGCTTTTTAGAGCACGGCATCCACGTCATGTGCGACAAGCCCCTTGCCCTAAACGCGAAAGAGGGGCGCGAGCTGCAACGGCTTGCCAAGGAACGCGGCCTGCTGTTCGGCGTGACCTATACCTACACCGGCTACGCCATGGTCCGGCAGGCGCGCGAGATGATCGACGCGGGCGAGATCGGCAAGATCACCTGCATTCAGGGCGAATACCCGCAGGAATGGCTGGCCGTATCGCTGGTGGCCGAGCACTCCGAGCAGGCCACTTGGCGGCAGGACCCCGCGCGCTCGGGCGCGTCGGGCTGCTGCGCGGATATCGGCACGCACGTTGAGTGCCTGATCGCGCAGATGACCGGCCTGCACCCGAAGCGCGTCATCGCGCGGTTCGACCGCATCCCGCCCGAGATGCCGCTTGAATCCAACGCGCAGATGATGGTGGACTTTGACGGCGGCGTGCCCGGCCTGCTATGGACTTCGCAGGTCGCCATGGGGCACGAAACCGAGCTGAACGTGCGCATTTTCGGGGAAAAGGGCTCGATCGAGTGGAGTCATCTGCGCCCGTGGGAGCTGCGCGTCACCCGCATCAACCAGCCGCCGCAGACCTACACCGCGAACCGCGATTATCTGTACCCGGCGGCGAAGGAGCTGTGCCGCCTGCCCTCCGGCCATATCGAGGGCTTCTATGAAGCCTTCGGCAACCTGTACCGCGGCTTTTGCGTTCACCTGCTCGCCAGAAAGACCGGCGGCGACCCGGGCGCGTTCCGCTATCCCACCATCGACGACGGCGTGCGCGGCATCGAATTTGTCGACGCTTGCCTCGAATCCAACGCCAAGGGCAACGTCTGGGTCCCGGTAGGTGACCAATAG
- a CDS encoding sugar ABC transporter substrate-binding protein: protein MKKTMRKRIAVLLAGAIMMAMVSGCGGDSAAESDGAAGGEEKTGGYTIGFTNMADTDVFCKYTMDQFVQQAGEKGWSVTTADANLDTFKQIQQVDTFIASEVDAIVIEAVDYEAIVPGIEAANEAGIPVICLICDAAGGDFIYIGSDNYQCGQAEAEFFNKALPENAKIVYLAGTPGLNHSTLRHQGFFENFDRDDVEVLAELSGNFEREEGMKIMQDWLQAYPQIDGVVSANDQMALGAIQAMKAANRLEGVVICGVDATEDGMQAIKDGEMTGSMLYNGIVQAENAILTLEKIFNGDEIKEKRIISPFELVTADNVDEYSQMVYGKTF from the coding sequence ATGAAAAAGACCATGCGGAAGCGAATTGCAGTACTGTTAGCAGGCGCCATCATGATGGCAATGGTCAGCGGCTGCGGCGGCGACAGCGCCGCCGAGAGCGACGGCGCGGCAGGCGGCGAAGAAAAGACCGGCGGCTACACCATCGGCTTTACCAATATGGCGGATACCGATGTTTTTTGCAAGTATACGATGGATCAATTTGTCCAGCAAGCGGGCGAAAAGGGCTGGTCCGTCACAACGGCCGACGCCAATTTGGATACCTTTAAGCAGATCCAGCAGGTCGATACCTTTATCGCCTCCGAAGTAGACGCGATCGTGATCGAAGCAGTGGACTATGAAGCCATTGTCCCCGGTATCGAAGCCGCAAACGAGGCGGGCATTCCTGTTATCTGCCTGATTTGCGATGCGGCGGGCGGCGATTTTATTTATATCGGCTCGGACAACTACCAATGCGGTCAAGCGGAAGCGGAATTTTTCAATAAAGCGCTGCCTGAAAACGCAAAAATCGTTTATCTCGCCGGTACGCCCGGCCTGAATCACTCCACGCTGCGTCATCAAGGTTTTTTCGAGAACTTTGACCGGGACGACGTGGAGGTACTGGCTGAACTAAGCGGCAATTTTGAGCGTGAGGAAGGCATGAAAATTATGCAGGACTGGCTGCAGGCATATCCGCAAATCGACGGCGTGGTATCCGCGAACGATCAGATGGCGCTGGGCGCGATTCAGGCCATGAAGGCCGCAAACCGTTTGGAAGGCGTCGTCATATGCGGCGTCGACGCCACCGAGGACGGTATGCAGGCCATCAAGGACGGTGAAATGACCGGCTCGATGCTGTATAACGGCATTGTGCAAGCGGAAAACGCCATCCTTACGCTTGAAAAAATCTTTAATGGAGATGAAATCAAGGAAAAGCGCATCATCTCGCCGTTTGAACTCGTCACCGCCGACAATGTGGACGAGTATAGTCAGATGGTATACGGCAAAACCTTTTAA
- a CDS encoding ABC transporter permease, translating into MGKNKPEKSSFSFAALYLKYGMFFILLALVVISAVASPAFLTPRNLTNVIKSMSIVALVAFGQTMVLILGKIDLSVGSVMALCGCIACMVVSQTGNLFFGIAAGVLIGGICGIINGFVISYFQIPAFIITLATMQVARGAVLLLTNAVPVSGMGDAFRFIGQGSLFGTLPMPVVIMILAFACCWLLLNRLRFGRHIYACGGNEQAAIASGISVRKTVTLTYFIMGILTATAGIVLMSYINSGQPAGALNYEMDAITAAIVGGTSFTGGLGSVQGTLVGCLIVGVLDNIMNLKSVSSYWQQIVRGLIIALAVIMDIKSKSLVMRKKK; encoded by the coding sequence ATGGGCAAAAACAAACCTGAAAAAAGCAGTTTTTCTTTTGCAGCCCTATACTTAAAATACGGTATGTTTTTTATTTTACTGGCGCTTGTTGTAATTTCCGCTGTTGCCAGCCCCGCGTTTTTAACGCCGCGCAACCTCACGAACGTCATTAAAAGCATGTCCATCGTGGCGCTTGTGGCCTTTGGCCAGACCATGGTGCTGATTCTCGGCAAAATCGATCTGTCGGTCGGTTCTGTGATGGCGCTTTGCGGTTGTATCGCCTGCATGGTCGTCAGCCAGACCGGAAACCTGTTCTTCGGCATTGCCGCCGGCGTCTTAATCGGCGGTATTTGCGGCATTATCAACGGCTTTGTCATTTCGTATTTCCAAATCCCAGCGTTCATTATCACGCTTGCCACCATGCAGGTCGCGCGCGGCGCGGTGCTGCTTCTGACCAACGCCGTGCCGGTATCCGGTATGGGCGACGCTTTTCGGTTCATTGGACAAGGCTCGCTCTTCGGCACGCTCCCCATGCCGGTCGTTATCATGATTCTTGCGTTTGCATGCTGTTGGCTGCTGCTGAACCGGCTGCGTTTCGGCCGCCACATTTATGCCTGCGGCGGCAATGAACAAGCGGCGATCGCCTCCGGCATCAGTGTGCGCAAAACGGTCACCCTTACCTATTTTATCATGGGCATCCTGACCGCGACAGCCGGCATCGTATTGATGTCGTACATCAATTCCGGCCAGCCCGCAGGCGCTTTAAATTACGAGATGGACGCTATCACGGCGGCCATCGTGGGCGGGACCAGCTTTACGGGCGGGCTTGGCAGCGTGCAAGGCACGCTCGTCGGCTGCCTGATCGTCGGCGTGCTGGATAACATTATGAACCTCAAATCCGTTTCTTCCTACTGGCAGCAGATTGTTCGTGGCCTGATTATCGCTTTGGCGGTTATTATGGATATCAAAAGCAAATCTCTGGTCATGCGTAAAAAGAAGTAA
- a CDS encoding sugar ABC transporter ATP-binding protein: MGDHSCILKLENIKKSFSGVPVLEGVNIELHTGTVHALVGENGAGKSTLMKIISGLYAPDAGRIWYKGAEISDLTPQKSLELGISMIHQELNPEPYMTIAENIFLGREPCIGPGGKFVHFKKMYQDTQNILTKMDIAYDPHTTMGELSLAGKQLIEIAKAISRNASVVIMDEPTSALTDDEVAILFRQIEDLKAKNVAVIYITHKMDEIFALADDITVLRDGVMIESAPRESFTMESLINQMVGREIKDVFPKFEVPIGETVFEVRGLTSKGVFENISFSLRKGEILGLSGLVGAGRTEVSRAIFGLDKFDTGEIFMNGKPLVIRNTRNAIAAGIAYVPEDRKEIGLVLCRPIRENVSLAALEQIESGGFLNLEKEKSRVRQMVERLLIKISSAENVVSSLSGGNQQKVVLAKWLMRDLQLLILDEPTRGIDVGAKAEIHRMMCELAGKGLAILMISSELPEILGMSDRVLIMHEGKITGELSRSEATQEKIMKYAVMNEGYRE, from the coding sequence ATGGGAGACCACAGCTGCATACTCAAATTAGAAAATATTAAAAAAAGCTTTTCCGGCGTGCCTGTCCTCGAAGGAGTCAATATTGAACTGCACACCGGTACCGTTCATGCTTTGGTGGGCGAAAATGGCGCCGGCAAGTCGACGCTCATGAAGATCATTTCAGGTCTGTACGCGCCGGATGCAGGCCGAATTTGGTACAAAGGCGCGGAAATATCCGATCTGACGCCGCAAAAGAGTCTGGAACTCGGCATCTCCATGATCCATCAAGAGCTAAACCCGGAGCCATACATGACCATTGCCGAAAATATTTTTCTTGGCCGCGAGCCATGCATCGGACCGGGCGGAAAATTTGTTCATTTTAAAAAGATGTATCAGGATACGCAAAACATCTTAACTAAAATGGATATCGCTTACGACCCGCATACGACGATGGGCGAGCTCAGCCTAGCCGGCAAACAACTGATCGAGATCGCGAAAGCGATCTCTAGAAACGCTTCGGTCGTTATCATGGACGAACCCACTTCCGCATTGACCGACGACGAGGTAGCCATCCTTTTCCGCCAAATCGAAGATTTAAAAGCAAAAAATGTCGCGGTGATCTATATCACACATAAAATGGACGAGATTTTTGCGCTGGCGGACGATATCACCGTGCTGCGAGACGGTGTGATGATCGAAAGCGCGCCGCGGGAAAGCTTTACCATGGAATCGCTGATCAATCAGATGGTGGGCCGCGAGATTAAAGATGTATTCCCAAAATTCGAGGTGCCGATCGGCGAAACCGTTTTCGAGGTGCGAGGACTTACCAGCAAGGGTGTATTTGAAAATATCAGCTTTTCCCTGCGAAAAGGCGAGATCCTTGGTTTATCCGGTCTGGTCGGCGCGGGCCGCACAGAGGTCTCACGCGCCATCTTTGGACTGGACAAATTTGATACGGGTGAAATATTTATGAACGGCAAACCGTTGGTCATACGCAATACACGAAACGCGATCGCGGCGGGTATCGCTTATGTGCCCGAAGACCGCAAGGAGATAGGCTTGGTGCTTTGCCGCCCGATCCGGGAAAATGTCTCCTTGGCCGCCTTAGAGCAGATAGAGTCCGGCGGCTTTTTGAATTTGGAAAAGGAAAAGAGCAGGGTGCGCCAAATGGTCGAGCGTCTGCTGATCAAAATCTCTTCCGCCGAAAACGTCGTTTCCAGCCTATCGGGCGGCAATCAGCAAAAGGTGGTGCTCGCCAAGTGGCTGATGCGCGATTTGCAACTGCTTATTTTGGACGAGCCGACGCGCGGCATCGATGTCGGCGCCAAGGCGGAGATCCATCGGATGATGTGTGAGCTCGCCGGCAAGGGCCTTGCTATTTTGATGATTTCCTCCGAACTGCCCGAAATTCTGGGCATGAGCGACCGCGTGCTGATCATGCACGAGGGCAAGATCACGGGCGAGCTCAGCCGCAGCGAAGCGACGCAGGAAAAAATCATGAAATACGCGGTCATGAATGAAGGATACAGGGAGTGA
- a CDS encoding GntR family transcriptional regulator codes for MSAGFKYIQLAGQLREEIYSGALKPGMRLYSEPKLAQMYSLSRQTVRQAITMLQEEGLVTRSRGSGTYVTDHFRPSQAPSNKNIGIIMTYVDDYIFPSILNGINSYLSTQNYTINLHITANKRIDEERILRSVLESPPDGLIIEPTKSGLVNTNQRLYDKLIRQIPSVMVNCYYPTVSCPAVMPDNIEGMKLAVENLIAHGHTRIAGVFKQDDLQGHLRFAGYANALQAHELSVNDDWLMWYATEEFDSVFSGPGEQTILRILRECTAVVCYNDQLALLFIRFLRAHGLSVPKDVSIVSFDDSMLSTVDVPLTSVVHPKQLVGQKAAQNLLQLIRDPTFKPGYQFPPILVERESVRDLT; via the coding sequence GTGTCCGCTGGTTTTAAGTACATACAACTTGCTGGGCAGCTGCGCGAAGAAATCTATTCCGGGGCATTAAAACCCGGCATGCGTCTTTATTCTGAGCCAAAGCTCGCACAAATGTATTCGCTTAGCCGCCAAACCGTGCGTCAAGCCATTACGATGCTGCAGGAGGAGGGCTTGGTGACGCGGTCCCGTGGCAGTGGAACCTATGTAACCGATCATTTTAGACCATCGCAGGCCCCCTCCAACAAGAATATCGGGATCATTATGACCTATGTGGATGATTATATTTTCCCCTCGATCTTAAATGGCATCAACAGCTACTTGTCCACACAAAACTATACAATTAATCTGCATATCACCGCCAATAAGCGGATTGATGAAGAACGCATTTTGCGGTCGGTACTGGAATCGCCGCCGGATGGCTTGATCATAGAGCCGACCAAAAGCGGGCTGGTCAACACCAACCAGCGCCTATACGACAAGCTAATCCGGCAAATCCCCAGCGTGATGGTAAATTGCTATTACCCCACGGTGAGCTGCCCTGCCGTTATGCCGGATAATATAGAGGGAATGAAGCTTGCGGTCGAGAATCTGATCGCTCATGGTCATACACGCATTGCCGGTGTATTCAAGCAGGACGATCTGCAGGGGCATCTTCGCTTTGCCGGATATGCCAACGCGCTGCAGGCGCACGAGCTTTCCGTGAACGATGATTGGCTCATGTGGTATGCCACGGAAGAGTTTGATTCTGTTTTTTCAGGGCCCGGGGAGCAAACGATTTTGCGCATTTTGCGGGAATGCACGGCGGTAGTGTGCTATAACGATCAATTAGCCCTGCTGTTTATCCGCTTTCTGCGCGCGCACGGTTTGTCGGTACCGAAAGACGTTTCCATTGTCAGTTTTGATGATTCTATGCTGTCCACTGTGGATGTACCTCTTACCTCTGTCGTGCATCCCAAGCAGTTGGTGGGGCAAAAAGCGGCGCAAAATCTTTTACAGCTCATTCGGGATCCGACTTTTAAGCCCGGCTATCAATTTCCGCCGATCCTTGTGGAACGCGAATCGGTGCGGGACCTGACTTGA
- a CDS encoding peptidylprolyl isomerase: MKKKHLLALGLVALLALGGCEFGSAPEDKTETEDPSADPIGTHHAEIAVKDYGTIKVELDGDTAPITVQNFIDLAESGFYDGLTFHRIMDGFMIQGGDPKGDGTGGSDKNIKGEFANNGVQNDISHVRGTISMARAGDPDSASSQFFIVQSDSDFLDGDYAGFGHVTEGMEIVDQICKDAPVEDNNGTVLPENQPIIESVMIID, translated from the coding sequence ATGAAAAAGAAACATTTGCTCGCCCTTGGCCTTGTGGCGCTTCTGGCGCTCGGCGGCTGTGAATTCGGTTCCGCGCCCGAAGACAAAACGGAAACCGAAGACCCGTCTGCCGATCCCATTGGTACGCACCACGCGGAAATCGCGGTAAAGGACTACGGCACCATCAAGGTCGAACTGGATGGCGACACCGCGCCCATCACGGTGCAGAATTTTATCGATCTGGCCGAGTCCGGCTTTTACGACGGCTTGACCTTCCACCGCATCATGGACGGCTTCATGATCCAAGGCGGCGACCCCAAGGGCGACGGCACGGGCGGTTCGGATAAAAACATCAAGGGCGAATTTGCAAACAACGGCGTGCAAAACGATATTTCGCACGTGCGCGGCACGATCTCGATGGCGCGTGCGGGCGACCCGGACAGCGCCAGCTCGCAGTTTTTCATCGTGCAGTCGGACAGCGACTTTCTGGACGGCGACTACGCCGGCTTCGGCCATGTGACCGAAGGCATGGAAATCGTCGACCAGATCTGCAAGGACGCGCCCGTGGAGGACAACAACGGCACCGTTCTGCCGGAAAACCAGCCCATCATCGAAAGCGTAATGATCATCGACTGA